CCTCCGACGTGCACATCGAGCCGTTCGAAAACCGCCTCAAAGTGCGCTACCGCATCGACGGCGTACTGCACGAAGTCGAAGCGCCGCCCTCCAGCTCCACCGCCGCGGTGATCTCCCGCGTCAAGATCATGGCCAAGCTCAACATCGCCGAGCGCCGCCTGCCGCAGGACGGCCGCATCCAGTTGCGTGTGCAAGGCAAGGAACTGGACCTGCGCGTGTCCACCGTGCCGACCAGCTTTGGCGAATCGGTGGTGATGCGTATCCTCGACCGCGAATCGGTGGTGTTCGACTTCGCCTCCTTAGGCTTCACCGATAACTTCCAGCAACGCTTCGTCGACGTACTGGACCGCCCCCACGGCATTCTGTTGGTCACTGGCCCCACCGGTTCCGGTAAGACCACCACGCTGTACACCGCGCTGTCCCAGATCAACACGCCCGACGTCAAGATCATCACCGTCGAAGACCCGGTCGAATACCAGATCGAAGGGATCAACCAGATCCAGGTCAAACCGCAGATCGGGCTGGATTTTGCCGGCGCCCTGCGCTCCATCGTGCGCCAGGATCCGGACGTGATCATGATCGGCGAAATGCGCGACCTGGAAACCTGCCGCATCGCCATCCAGTCCGCGCTCACCGGTCACTTGGTGCTGTCCACCTTGCACACCAACAGCGCCGCCGGCGGCATCACCCGCCTGCTCGACATGGGCGTGGAAGATTACCTGTTGGGCTCCACCGTCAACGGCATCCTCGCGCAGCGCCTGGTGCGCCGCCTCGATCCGGAAACGGCGACCCCGTATGAAGCCCTGCCCGAAGTGATCGAGCAGTTCGAGCTGCACAAATACACCGACGAGCGCCCGATCCGCCTGTGGAAACCCGGCAGCAGCGCGGCCAACCCCAGCGGCTACCGCGGCCGTCGCGCCATCATGGAATTCCTGGTGATGACCGATCCGCTGCGCCGCATGGTGATGCAGCGTGCCGATGCCGGCGAGATCGAGCGCGTCGCGCGCAGCGAAGGCATGCGCACCATGTACGAGGATGGCATCGCCAAGGCGGTCGCGGGCGTCACCACCCTGGAGGAGGTGTTGCGTGTTACGCAAGAAAGTTGATGCGCGGATGCGCGTGGCGCAGGTGCGGCCATGAGCCAATTCCGCTACCGCGCTGTCAGCGCCACCGGCGACGTCTTGCAAGGCCAGATGGAAGCGGCCAGCGTCGAGGAAGTGGTCAGCCGCTTGCAGGACCAAGGCCACACGCCGCTCGATGCGCGCGCCGCCGACAGCGATGCCGGTGGCAGCGGCATCGCCGGCTGGTTCAAGCGCGGCCCGTTCACCGGCGACCAGCTCGCCCAGTTCACCCACCAATTGGCGACCTTGCTCGGCGCTGGCCAGCCGCTGGATCGCGCGCTGGGCATCCTGATAGACCTGCCCGAAGGCGCCAGCGCCAAACAACTGATCGAGCGCGTGCGTGATCGCGTGCGCGGCGGCACGCCCTTGTCGCAAGCACTGGACGACGAGCACAACGTGTTCCCCAAGCTCTACATCAGCCTGGTGCGCGCCGGCGAAGCCGGCGGTTCGCTGGAAGACACCCTGCGGCGCCTCGCCGATTACCTGGAGCGCTCCCAGCAACTGCGCGGCAGCATCATCAACGCGCTGATCTACCCCGCCTTCCTGATGGTCGGTGTACTCGGTTCACTGCTGCTGCTGCTGGCCTACGTGGTGCCCCAGTTCGTGCCGATCTTCGAAGACATGCAGGTGCCGATCCCGCTGATCACCCAGATCGTGCTGGCGGTGGGTGGCACCTTGCAGACCTGGTGGTGGGCCATCGCCCTGCTGATCGTGATGGGCGTGGCTATCGCGCGTGCGCGCCTGCGCGATCCGGCGGCCCTGTTGGCCTGGCACGGCCGCCTGCTGACCATGCGTCTGGTCGGCCCGCTGCTATTGAAAGTGCAGACCGCGCGCATCGCGCGCACGCTCGGCACCTTGCTCAAGAACGGCGTGCCCTTGCTCACCTCGCTCAGCATCGCGCGTCAGGTCACCGCCAACAAAGCGCTGGACCAAGCATTGGCGCAGGCCTCCGAGCAGGTCAAGGAAGGCGCCGGGCTGTCCTTCGCGCTGGACCAATCCCAGCGCTTCCCGCGGCTGGCCCTGCAGATGGTGCAGGTGGGCGAAGAAGCCGGCTAGCTCGACACCATGCTGCTCAAGGTGGCCGACACTTTCGAGCTGGAAAGCCGCCGCGCCATCGACCGCCTGCTGGCGGCGTTGGTGCCCGCGCTCACCATCGTGATGACGGTGCTGGTGGCGATCATCATGGCCGCGATCCTGCTGCCCATGCTCGACCTCACCAGCCACATTCAGTAGTTCCCTTGTAGAGCCCCCTTCGAACGACGACGAGGTACCCCATGCGACAAAAGACTTTTGGCCGTCACCACGCGGCACGCGGCTTCACCCTGCTGGAAATGCTGGCGGTGATCGTGTTGATCGGCATCATCGGCGCGGTGGTGGTGACCCAGGTCGGCAAGAACGTCGACAAGGGCAA
This genomic window from Dyella terrae contains:
- the gspE gene encoding type II secretion system ATPase GspE, which encodes MSSQVVALHRNDSASTDETQLFRQLLAKGRLKDTDLARSRRLHEESPDGTLTGLMARLGLVSERDLAEAWSELLDTPLLAARDAPDMPPAELDVSVRFLKQQHVVPVRVGEDGVALVVSDPADPYPLQAMQLAAGRPVALRIGLRSEIEGLIERYYGSGRSAMGTIVENLDGSAAVEDDVEHLRDLASEAPVIRLVNLILQRAVEQRASDVHIEPFENRLKVRYRIDGVLHEVEAPPSSSTAAVISRVKIMAKLNIAERRLPQDGRIQLRVQGKELDLRVSTVPTSFGESVVMRILDRESVVFDFASLGFTDNFQQRFVDVLDRPHGILLVTGPTGSGKTTTLYTALSQINTPDVKIITVEDPVEYQIEGINQIQVKPQIGLDFAGALRSIVRQDPDVIMIGEMRDLETCRIAIQSALTGHLVLSTLHTNSAAGGITRLLDMGVEDYLLGSTVNGILAQRLVRRLDPETATPYEALPEVIEQFELHKYTDERPIRLWKPGSSAANPSGYRGRRAIMEFLVMTDPLRRMVMQRADAGEIERVARSEGMRTMYEDGIAKAVAGVTTLEEVLRVTQES